From Methanomicrobiales archaeon HGW-Methanomicrobiales-1, a single genomic window includes:
- a CDS encoding cobyrinic acid a,c-diamide synthase — protein MNPVPRIVIAGTHSGCGKTTIASGIMAALTSRGLKVQPFKVGPDFIDPSHHTRICGRVSRNLDPFMMGEKGCIETFVRATEGADIAVIEGVMGLYDGLDGSDMASTAHVARILKAPVVLVVDAKGMSRSVGALIDGFWRYDPTLSFCGVIVNRIGSPRHRSMIEPSVKYPVLGYIPRKEELAVESRHLGLRMAHESGSMGEFGKIIEDTCNLDALVGAANDAPLLTNPVPAEKENSPQRTKIGVALDEAFCFYYRDNLDCLLRSGAELVFFSPLSDPLPDVDAVYLGGGYPELHLASLESSRCTQELKTAADAGMPVYGECGGLMYLSQEIQSDKTYRMCGILPASAEMTGRIQALGYVKGESIANHSFISPGQIVTGHEFHYSRLDPASDARFALQLSRGKGIDGGKDGLISGNALGCYTHTYFTPLFADALVASAVTFSRR, from the coding sequence ATGAACCCGGTTCCCCGCATAGTTATTGCCGGTACCCACAGCGGGTGTGGTAAGACCACGATAGCAAGCGGCATTATGGCTGCCCTCACCAGCAGGGGATTAAAAGTCCAGCCCTTCAAGGTAGGACCCGATTTTATCGATCCATCCCATCACACCCGGATCTGCGGGCGTGTTTCCCGCAATCTTGATCCATTCATGATGGGAGAGAAGGGTTGTATTGAGACATTTGTCCGGGCAACGGAAGGTGCTGATATTGCCGTCATCGAAGGCGTTATGGGATTATATGACGGTCTCGATGGTTCAGATATGGCGAGCACAGCTCATGTCGCACGAATCTTAAAGGCTCCTGTCGTACTGGTAGTGGATGCCAAAGGCATGTCCCGCAGCGTTGGTGCACTGATTGACGGGTTCTGGCGCTATGATCCAACCCTTTCGTTCTGCGGGGTGATTGTCAACCGTATCGGGTCTCCCCGCCACCGCTCGATGATTGAGCCGTCAGTAAAATATCCTGTTCTCGGTTATATTCCCCGGAAGGAAGAACTGGCCGTGGAAAGCCGGCATCTCGGTCTCCGGATGGCACACGAATCGGGTAGTATGGGAGAATTTGGCAAAATTATCGAAGATACCTGTAACCTGGATGCACTGGTTGGTGCTGCAAATGATGCACCGCTCTTGACAAATCCTGTGCCTGCCGAAAAAGAAAATTCCCCCCAACGGACAAAGATTGGGGTAGCCCTCGATGAAGCATTCTGTTTTTATTACCGGGATAACCTTGACTGCCTCTTACGATCCGGTGCAGAACTGGTATTTTTCAGCCCGCTTTCCGATCCACTCCCTGATGTTGATGCCGTATATCTCGGGGGAGGTTACCCGGAACTTCATCTCGCCAGTCTCGAATCATCCCGGTGCACGCAGGAACTAAAAACAGCTGCAGATGCGGGTATGCCGGTGTATGGGGAATGCGGCGGGCTGATGTATCTTTCCCAGGAGATCCAATCGGATAAAACCTACCGCATGTGCGGAATCCTTCCGGCAAGCGCCGAGATGACCGGGCGAATACAGGCACTGGGTTATGTAAAAGGGGAAAGTATCGCGAATCATTCGTTCATTTCCCCCGGTCAGATAGTTACCGGCCACGAATTTCATTATTCGCGGTTGGATCCCGCAAGCGATGCCCGGTTTGCATTACAGTTGTCCCGGGGAAAAGGTATCGACGGTGGAAAAGACGGGTTGATCTCGGGAAATGCTCTCGGATGCTACACACATACCTACTTTACTCCATTGTTTGCTGATGCACTGGTTGCCTCGGCTGTAACGTTCTCACGCAGATGA
- a CDS encoding ABC transporter ATP-binding protein → MSSIILEARDIRYRYPRGMEAIRGISFHIRKKEKIALVGPNGAGKSTLLTMFNGMIRPDTGIMLFDNQPIRYDTASLRILRKRVGFVLQNPDRQIIAPTVYQDVAFGPTNLGYSIPEVKEAVTMALRQVGLEGFERRPPHQLSGGEKKRVAIAGVLAMDPDVLVFDEPTSGLDPSGSEDIMELLDELNHEGKTIIISTHDVELAYPWADRAILMIDGGILKEDVPDVAFGNPESVRKAHLSIPTLLELHMELQKRGFLLPGKKPRTVLDMMHCIETLFETSSGHSRNGIITVCNVDLDNREFLLKWLSEHNGVSIGAMGTRAKQYAENSQIHLDFTYGVIDKCILKGLLGEDSLILTTASMVKRVTLRVDAYGLESGVSIPVHPLTDTSAWSDDKNGRGS, encoded by the coding sequence ATGAGCAGCATCATACTTGAAGCCCGCGATATCAGGTATCGTTACCCCCGGGGTATGGAGGCGATCCGCGGCATCAGTTTCCATATCCGTAAAAAAGAGAAGATCGCTCTCGTGGGTCCGAACGGCGCCGGTAAATCCACGCTCCTTACCATGTTCAATGGCATGATTCGGCCGGATACCGGCATCATGCTCTTTGACAACCAGCCAATCCGTTACGATACGGCTTCCCTGCGAATACTGCGCAAACGCGTGGGTTTTGTCCTCCAGAACCCGGACCGCCAGATCATCGCACCGACCGTATACCAGGATGTGGCATTCGGTCCAACCAATCTCGGCTATAGTATACCCGAAGTAAAAGAAGCAGTTACTATGGCACTCCGGCAGGTCGGGCTTGAGGGATTCGAGCGCCGCCCCCCTCACCAGCTTTCGGGCGGTGAGAAAAAACGGGTTGCAATTGCCGGTGTGCTGGCAATGGATCCGGATGTGCTGGTATTCGATGAACCCACCAGTGGTCTCGATCCATCGGGCTCTGAAGATATCATGGAACTGCTCGATGAACTGAACCATGAAGGCAAGACCATTATCATTTCCACCCATGATGTCGAGCTGGCATACCCGTGGGCGGACCGTGCCATCCTGATGATTGACGGCGGTATCTTAAAAGAAGATGTACCGGATGTGGCTTTTGGCAACCCCGAATCTGTCCGTAAAGCTCATTTATCGATTCCAACCCTTCTTGAACTTCACATGGAACTGCAGAAACGGGGATTTTTGCTGCCCGGTAAAAAACCCCGAACGGTGCTGGACATGATGCATTGCATCGAGACGCTCTTTGAAACATCCAGCGGTCACAGCCGGAACGGGATAATAACGGTCTGCAATGTCGATCTGGACAACCGGGAATTTTTATTGAAATGGTTATCGGAGCATAATGGCGTCAGCATCGGAGCCATGGGCACCCGGGCAAAACAATATGCGGAAAATTCCCAGATTCACCTTGATTTTACCTACGGGGTTATCGACAAGTGTATTCTTAAAGGACTGTTAGGAGAAGATTCCCTTATCCTGACAACGGCAAGCATGGTCAAACGGGTAACCCTGCGAGTGGATGCCTATGGCCTGGAAAGCGGCGTCAGCATACCCGTGCACCCGCTGACTGACACTTCGGCATGGAGCGATGATAAAAACGGACGTGGGTCATGA
- the cbiQ gene encoding cobalt ECF transporter T component CbiQ, whose amino-acid sequence MFEELLEDIAQKNGLREVNVYLKLTVGLGAILLCLISASYLAPLFIALILTGAILILARVDLKTYAELFLAPLFFALISVSGIILITGGSDIFWRWDILPGFALSITRESINQGVFVFCRVIGGMSAMIFIALTTPMTDIFIVLRRCRVPEVVIDLMMIIYRTIFILIDQVIQIYHAQIMRLGYSTYRESLYSFATLCGATFIASWDAGDDLIRAMDARCYDGKFALLGESRPVERIPCLAVLTFLVLSTAVVIATGTITIF is encoded by the coding sequence ATGTTTGAGGAACTTCTGGAAGATATAGCCCAGAAAAACGGGCTCCGGGAAGTCAACGTTTATCTCAAACTCACGGTAGGGCTGGGAGCAATCCTGCTCTGCCTTATCTCGGCGAGTTATCTCGCCCCGCTTTTTATCGCGCTTATCCTGACCGGTGCGATTCTTATCCTTGCACGAGTGGACCTGAAAACCTATGCAGAACTGTTTTTAGCCCCTCTTTTTTTTGCTCTGATCAGTGTTTCCGGCATCATCCTCATCACCGGGGGCTCTGATATATTCTGGCGATGGGATATCCTTCCGGGATTTGCATTATCCATTACCCGGGAGAGCATAAACCAGGGCGTATTTGTTTTCTGCAGGGTCATTGGCGGGATGTCGGCTATGATTTTCATTGCCCTGACAACCCCCATGACTGATATCTTTATTGTGCTGCGCCGGTGCAGGGTTCCGGAAGTAGTAATTGATTTGATGATGATCATTTACCGCACGATCTTTATTCTTATTGACCAGGTAATCCAGATTTATCATGCGCAGATTATGCGTCTTGGCTATTCCACATACCGTGAATCCCTGTATTCTTTTGCCACCTTATGCGGGGCAACATTTATCGCCAGTTGGGATGCCGGTGATGATTTAATCAGGGCCATGGATGCACGCTGTTATGACGGAAAATTTGCCCTGCTGGGGGAGAGCCGGCCTGTGGAACGAATCCCCTGTCTTGCGGTTCTGACGTTTTTGGTTCTGTCGACTGCCGTTGTGATTGCAACAGGGACTATTACAATTTTTTAG
- a CDS encoding cobalt transporter has translation MKFQYTLEVLTLIAIVTFCALFLYTSSTMSGAEFAGSDNVGSGLIAELSGTPLENFQPLIPQWQPPSGEIESCLFALQAAVGGILVGGVFGFWLGQKKKA, from the coding sequence ATGAAGTTCCAGTATACGCTGGAAGTCCTGACCCTGATTGCAATCGTGACTTTCTGCGCATTATTCCTGTACACGAGTTCGACCATGAGCGGGGCGGAATTTGCCGGTTCTGATAATGTTGGATCGGGACTTATTGCAGAACTTTCCGGAACCCCTCTTGAAAATTTCCAGCCATTGATTCCCCAGTGGCAACCCCCGAGCGGGGAGATTGAATCCTGCCTGTTTGCACTCCAGGCTGCTGTTGGCGGCATTCTTGTTGGTGGTGTATTCGGGTTCTGGTTGGGGCAGAAGAAAAAAGCATAA
- a CDS encoding cobalamin biosynthesis protein CbiM (catalyzes the ATP-dependent transport of cobalt): MHIMEGFLPWQWCLVWWIIALPCLVLGIYQLKKVLAADREALPLLGVTGGFIFILSSLKLPSVTGSCSHPTGTGLSTISFGPWITAVVCAIVLLFQSLFLAHGGLSVLGANIVSMGIVGPLVGYGVYRLLRDTSVNMYVTVFLVTALADMFTYVTTSLELALAYPAETGGFASSFILFMGIFAITQIPLAIVEGIVLALVFKYIVALKPDILIRLKVFSEEKINAARSENS, encoded by the coding sequence ATGCACATTATGGAAGGATTCTTACCCTGGCAATGGTGCCTTGTATGGTGGATTATTGCCCTGCCCTGCCTGGTGCTGGGAATATACCAGTTGAAAAAAGTTCTTGCAGCAGACCGGGAAGCACTCCCCCTGCTCGGCGTGACAGGCGGTTTTATCTTTATTCTGTCATCATTAAAACTCCCTTCCGTTACGGGTAGTTGTTCCCATCCAACCGGAACCGGGCTTTCAACCATATCCTTTGGTCCCTGGATTACGGCAGTTGTCTGTGCAATCGTTCTCCTGTTCCAGAGCCTGTTCCTTGCCCATGGCGGCCTCTCCGTTCTTGGGGCAAACATTGTTTCCATGGGAATTGTCGGCCCCCTGGTCGGGTATGGGGTATACCGGTTACTCCGGGACACATCGGTCAATATGTATGTCACCGTATTTCTGGTAACTGCCCTTGCTGACATGTTCACCTACGTAACAACTTCGCTTGAACTGGCGCTTGCATACCCGGCAGAAACCGGTGGATTTGCCAGCTCGTTCATCCTGTTCATGGGCATATTTGCCATTACCCAGATCCCTCTTGCCATTGTCGAAGGCATTGTGCTGGCACTGGTGTTCAAATATATCGTTGCCCTCAAGCCCGATATCCTGATCCGGCTGAAAGTATTTTCAGAAGAAAAGATCAATGCAGCCCGGAGTGAGAACTCATGA
- a CDS encoding hydrogenase expression protein HypA, whose protein sequence is MIEKIFEAIAGTINRRPALVAGLLVLVFCIAMYGMTFISMQTGNEVYLDKNSDKGILNTRYTDAFQSDSLILIIETNDPLNPDVLSYIDNLEASVRQQQNIKSVNGIVDLIKGANGGVLPHSKAEIDTIVAKIPPEVQKTAVPSNIMTLVQIQLDSGLSEKVRNGALANVQKVVSTSDPTPGTKVTVTGSPAFSKEMSSSLGKDMGMLIGAAMVLMIIVMAILFAYVRYRFMPVALVGIGLVTSLGLMGLAGIQLNMAVVGAFPVLIGLGIDYAIQFHARFDEEARKGSLEDAVFMTVTRTGPAVLYAMLATCMGFLAMFISPVPMIRSFGIVSIIGVMCCYCISLIGMPTIAVLLKYKPKGPAPTVCYAVGEGACDSLDEGSGLPRKNANKKGSFSYAHFLTETSMKIAKNPIPILLVVGLVAVIGFQLDAVIAIETNENAFVPSDMPAKIQMDKVGRVIGSTDSAAIYIEGPRVTDLDTIKWVKKYQDYELSHHAELTRATSIVTYILAYNNNQMPETQSQLNAVLETIPESVKKPYISGSMNAVIQFGTVKLQSTQQASLKEQMISDIAFLEPPVGMTVQPTGRFELFTSLMHDLSSSKDEMTLLGFLLIFIYLVLVYRHFHAVSPLVPIIAIVGWNAVAMYILGIAYTPMTATMGSMTIGVAAEYTILVMERYSEEQERLHDPIAAIQESVQKIGTAITVSGLATFFGFSALCLASFPIISNFGIVTLIAVGFSLLGAIFIMPAVLSVMGQFTAWLDARKHKTPE, encoded by the coding sequence ATGATAGAGAAAATCTTTGAGGCAATTGCAGGCACCATAAACCGGCGGCCGGCGCTGGTTGCCGGGCTTCTCGTCTTAGTTTTCTGCATTGCAATGTATGGCATGACTTTTATCAGCATGCAGACCGGAAACGAGGTTTACCTGGACAAAAACTCTGATAAAGGGATCCTCAACACCCGGTACACCGATGCATTTCAGTCGGATTCCTTAATTTTGATCATTGAAACCAATGATCCTCTCAATCCGGATGTCCTGTCCTATATCGATAACCTTGAAGCATCGGTACGACAGCAGCAGAATATCAAATCGGTCAATGGTATTGTCGATCTGATCAAAGGTGCAAACGGGGGAGTTCTTCCTCATTCAAAAGCCGAAATCGACACCATTGTTGCAAAGATTCCCCCGGAAGTCCAGAAAACCGCTGTTCCTTCAAATATAATGACCCTGGTGCAGATCCAGCTGGATTCGGGCTTATCAGAAAAAGTCCGGAACGGTGCTCTTGCCAATGTCCAGAAAGTCGTATCTACCTCAGACCCGACACCGGGGACCAAGGTTACCGTGACCGGTAGTCCGGCTTTTTCAAAGGAGATGTCGAGTTCGCTTGGCAAGGATATGGGAATGCTCATCGGCGCTGCCATGGTCCTGATGATCATTGTCATGGCCATATTGTTTGCCTATGTCCGTTACCGTTTCATGCCGGTGGCCCTTGTCGGAATCGGGCTTGTCACCTCATTAGGACTCATGGGACTGGCCGGCATCCAGTTAAACATGGCAGTGGTCGGGGCTTTCCCGGTGCTCATCGGTCTTGGGATCGATTATGCGATCCAGTTTCATGCCCGTTTTGATGAAGAGGCCCGGAAGGGTTCCCTGGAAGATGCAGTTTTTATGACGGTTACCCGGACGGGTCCTGCTGTTTTGTATGCAATGCTTGCAACCTGCATGGGTTTCCTGGCAATGTTCATCTCCCCGGTGCCGATGATCCGTTCCTTTGGCATAGTATCCATTATTGGTGTGATGTGTTGTTACTGCATCTCGCTCATCGGTATGCCTACTATTGCCGTTCTCCTCAAGTACAAACCAAAAGGCCCCGCTCCTACGGTCTGTTATGCCGTGGGTGAGGGTGCCTGTGATTCCCTCGATGAAGGAAGTGGACTTCCCCGGAAGAACGCAAACAAGAAAGGCTCATTTTCCTATGCGCATTTCCTCACCGAGACCTCGATGAAAATTGCCAAAAACCCGATACCGATCCTGCTGGTCGTCGGGTTGGTTGCAGTGATCGGTTTCCAGCTTGATGCGGTTATTGCCATTGAGACCAATGAAAACGCCTTTGTGCCGAGCGATATGCCGGCAAAGATCCAGATGGACAAGGTAGGCCGGGTCATCGGGTCTACGGATTCTGCTGCCATCTATATAGAAGGCCCACGGGTGACAGACCTCGATACCATAAAATGGGTGAAGAAATACCAGGATTATGAGCTCAGCCACCATGCGGAGCTGACCCGGGCAACCAGTATCGTCACGTATATCCTTGCCTATAATAACAACCAGATGCCCGAGACCCAGAGCCAGCTGAATGCCGTGCTGGAAACGATCCCGGAATCCGTCAAAAAACCGTATATAAGCGGCTCGATGAATGCGGTGATCCAGTTCGGTACGGTAAAACTCCAGTCCACCCAGCAGGCATCCTTAAAAGAACAGATGATATCGGATATCGCATTCCTTGAACCCCCGGTAGGAATGACGGTGCAACCGACCGGCAGGTTCGAACTTTTCACGTCCTTAATGCACGATCTCTCCTCATCAAAGGATGAGATGACCCTGCTGGGATTTTTGTTAATCTTTATTTATCTCGTTTTAGTGTACCGGCATTTCCATGCGGTATCCCCACTTGTCCCGATTATTGCAATCGTCGGATGGAATGCGGTTGCCATGTATATTCTCGGCATAGCCTATACACCGATGACTGCGACAATGGGATCCATGACAATCGGTGTTGCTGCTGAGTATACCATACTGGTAATGGAACGGTATTCCGAAGAACAAGAGCGGCTCCATGATCCGATAGCGGCAATCCAGGAAAGTGTTCAGAAAATCGGCACTGCGATTACCGTTTCAGGACTTGCAACCTTTTTCGGGTTCTCGGCACTCTGCCTTGCGAGCTTCCCGATTATCAGCAACTTCGGTATTGTGACATTGATTGCTGTTGGTTTCTCGCTCTTAGGTGCAATCTTCATCATGCCGGCAGTGTTGTCCGTCATGGGCCAGTTCACTGCCTGGCTGGATGCACGAAAGCACAAAACTCCGGAATAA
- a CDS encoding S-layer protein: MVNYRTITCILFIFCACLIAPAMAGTKYMAGSPQLSAYISGTNEFSPAQDVQMIVVVENIGLNEFKFVQSNIVDRDDLPNTAKFLTVKLLPGNAPLVIKSDPQMLGDLKGGTNVKAQFTAKINPEAPAGTYNLPLDISYTYLYAADQFGTDSIQYLYKTINETVSVPVKIKPDISINVLSAVPEHVNVGTEGYVDLKIQNTGSDNGVKSIVKIIRNGNSPIIPTDSSVYIGDFPAGSIVDCRYKISVSSDAQKQTYPIDVIVVYQNNEGDFVTSRSDTVGVSVGGKADFAIISPPAEMNPGNKKVITVEYKNTGDATVKSAQARISAVDPFTSNDDIAYIGDLTSGESRTVSYVMSLDRSATIKEYGLDSEIRYRDELDNTYISDTMKVKVNVTAPAGATAILSNPIYLSIIVALIIGALYLAYHFRKKQ; encoded by the coding sequence ATGGTAAATTATAGAACAATAACATGCATTTTATTCATTTTTTGTGCATGCCTGATTGCACCTGCAATGGCAGGAACAAAATATATGGCCGGCAGCCCGCAGTTATCGGCATACATTTCGGGCACCAATGAGTTCAGCCCGGCACAAGATGTTCAGATGATTGTAGTGGTTGAAAATATCGGATTGAATGAATTCAAATTTGTCCAGTCCAATATTGTTGACCGCGATGATCTTCCGAACACTGCAAAGTTCCTGACGGTAAAGTTACTGCCGGGAAATGCGCCCCTGGTCATCAAATCCGATCCCCAGATGTTAGGCGATCTCAAAGGCGGGACCAATGTCAAAGCCCAGTTCACGGCCAAGATCAATCCGGAAGCCCCCGCAGGGACCTACAATCTGCCGCTGGACATCAGCTATACCTACCTCTACGCGGCTGATCAATTCGGTACAGATTCTATACAATATTTATATAAAACAATTAATGAGACTGTCAGCGTTCCCGTAAAGATCAAACCGGATATTTCCATCAATGTCCTTTCAGCAGTCCCGGAACATGTAAACGTGGGAACGGAAGGCTATGTTGATTTGAAAATCCAGAACACCGGGTCAGATAACGGGGTAAAATCCATTGTAAAAATTATCAGGAACGGAAACAGCCCCATCATCCCCACGGACAGCAGCGTCTATATCGGGGATTTCCCAGCCGGCAGCATTGTGGATTGCCGGTATAAAATATCTGTTTCCAGCGATGCCCAGAAACAAACCTATCCGATCGATGTAATTGTCGTGTACCAGAATAATGAAGGGGACTTTGTCACCTCCCGGAGCGATACTGTCGGCGTATCAGTCGGGGGCAAAGCCGACTTTGCGATTATATCGCCACCCGCTGAGATGAATCCGGGAAATAAAAAAGTTATAACGGTAGAATATAAAAATACCGGCGATGCCACGGTAAAAAGTGCCCAGGCGCGGATAAGTGCAGTGGACCCCTTTACCAGCAACGATGATATTGCCTATATCGGGGACTTAACGTCCGGTGAGTCCCGGACGGTATCCTATGTCATGAGCCTTGATCGTTCAGCCACTATCAAGGAATACGGTCTTGATTCGGAAATCCGTTACCGGGATGAACTCGATAATACCTATATCTCCGATACCATGAAAGTCAAGGTAAACGTTACAGCTCCGGCGGGTGCAACTGCCATCCTGTCCAATCCGATTTACCTTTCAATCATCGTAGCACTCATAATCGGTGCATTGTACCTGGCCTATCATTTCAGGAAGAAACAATAA
- a CDS encoding energy-coupling factor transporter transmembrane protein EcfT, translating to MAEILAYVHKDGFFHRLHPFTKIAFILLFGIMSILSTNLLFLLLLVITILIIAYVASLSTEVMQQFKLIALMSIILIGLTIITMPSGETIGYLIPLVIPLIGGHIPITTGAIEFGLVLTLRFMVLICVFQLFVISTQPRDIVHTMERLKIPVDYTLMFLIALRFIPTLQIEGKRIHEAQLARGYNPGDGIIGKVRSVAPIVIPLVSNALARATVLGLTIDIRGYRTGTRTRLREFAFQKRDYATIAVLVIVGCGYTALIMKQML from the coding sequence ATGGCAGAGATTCTCGCGTATGTCCATAAGGACGGTTTCTTCCATCGCCTTCACCCATTTACCAAGATCGCTTTCATCCTCCTGTTCGGCATAATGTCCATCCTGTCGACCAACCTGTTGTTCCTGCTGCTGCTGGTCATCACCATCCTCATCATTGCCTATGTCGCCAGTCTCAGTACCGAAGTGATGCAGCAGTTCAAGCTGATTGCTCTCATGAGCATCATTCTCATCGGCCTCACCATCATCACGATGCCCAGCGGCGAGACGATTGGTTACTTGATCCCGTTAGTAATTCCCCTTATCGGGGGTCATATCCCGATCACTACCGGGGCAATAGAATTCGGGCTGGTCCTGACGCTCAGGTTCATGGTGCTCATCTGCGTCTTCCAGCTCTTTGTAATCTCAACACAGCCGCGGGATATTGTCCATACCATGGAGCGCCTGAAAATCCCGGTCGATTATACCCTTATGTTCCTTATTGCCCTGCGTTTCATCCCCACTCTCCAGATTGAAGGAAAGCGTATTCATGAAGCCCAGCTGGCACGCGGGTATAACCCGGGAGACGGTATTATAGGAAAAGTCCGCAGTGTTGCACCGATTGTCATCCCGCTGGTCTCCAATGCCCTTGCCCGGGCCACCGTCCTGGGTCTTACCATTGATATCCGGGGGTATCGTACGGGAACCCGGACGCGGCTTCGGGAGTTTGCGTTCCAGAAGAGAGATTATGCCACGATTGCGGTTCTGGTAATCGTGGGATGCGGGTATACTGCATTGATCATGAAACAAATGCTCTGA
- a CDS encoding NAD-dependent malic enzyme, which produces MLFTPGSDEIYKEALALHAAHKGKLEIRSKVPLKTKHDLSLAYTPGVAEVCREIAKDRNLAYKYTLKANTIAIVTDGSAVLGLGNIGGYAAIPVMEGKAILFKEFAGVDAFPICFENYETDFVDQVKNIAPVFGGINLEDIAAPKCFEVEDALQDIGIPVMHDDQHGTAVVVLAALLNACRVTGKKFENLNIVICGAGAAGFAITRLLKCIGYNPNVCTKVNEIIVCDTQGTIFRGREELYKNKYKFIIAEETNRPALSGKLEDAMNGADVFIGVSAPGVVSEEMVRSMGKDAIVFAMANPVPEIWPDAAKRAGAAVVGTGRSDFPNQINNVLAFPGIFRGALDARATRITDEMKIAAAHAIANCVSKPQRDRIMPNILDKDVTKAVAKAVADAAVQCGCSRHL; this is translated from the coding sequence ATGCTGTTTACACCGGGAAGTGACGAGATCTATAAAGAAGCGCTTGCGCTGCATGCAGCCCATAAGGGCAAACTTGAGATACGGTCCAAAGTCCCGCTAAAAACCAAACACGATCTCTCCCTTGCGTACACACCCGGGGTGGCAGAAGTCTGCCGGGAAATTGCGAAAGACCGGAACCTTGCGTACAAATACACGTTAAAAGCGAACACGATTGCTATCGTAACTGATGGCTCGGCAGTTCTTGGACTAGGAAATATCGGCGGGTATGCAGCAATTCCGGTGATGGAGGGAAAGGCAATTCTCTTCAAGGAATTTGCCGGTGTCGATGCTTTTCCCATCTGTTTTGAAAATTACGAGACGGATTTTGTGGACCAGGTAAAAAATATCGCGCCGGTCTTTGGCGGCATCAATCTCGAAGATATCGCAGCCCCGAAATGTTTTGAAGTCGAAGATGCGCTCCAGGATATTGGTATTCCGGTGATGCATGACGACCAGCACGGGACTGCGGTCGTGGTACTTGCCGCACTGCTCAATGCCTGCAGGGTTACCGGCAAGAAATTCGAGAACTTGAATATCGTTATCTGCGGGGCAGGAGCGGCCGGGTTTGCCATCACCCGCCTGTTAAAATGCATCGGGTATAATCCCAATGTCTGTACCAAGGTAAACGAGATCATTGTCTGCGATACCCAGGGTACGATCTTCCGGGGCCGGGAAGAGCTCTACAAAAACAAGTACAAGTTCATTATTGCCGAAGAGACGAACCGCCCGGCACTCTCCGGAAAACTTGAGGATGCGATGAACGGTGCCGATGTCTTTATCGGGGTCTCTGCACCTGGCGTGGTATCAGAAGAGATGGTAAGATCGATGGGTAAGGATGCCATTGTCTTTGCCATGGCAAACCCGGTGCCGGAGATCTGGCCGGATGCAGCAAAACGTGCCGGTGCGGCAGTGGTTGGTACCGGTCGCAGCGACTTTCCCAACCAGATCAATAATGTGCTCGCATTTCCCGGTATTTTCCGGGGAGCACTCGATGCCCGGGCCACCCGCATCACCGATGAAATGAAGATCGCAGCAGCGCACGCAATCGCCAATTGCGTTTCAAAACCCCAGCGCGACCGGATTATGCCCAACATCCTTGACAAGGACGTAACAAAAGCGGTTGCAAAAGCCGTGGCAGATGCTGCGGTACAATGCGGGTGCAGCCGGCACCTCTGA
- a CDS encoding thiol reductase thioredoxin has translation MTEELLIEVNDLVWEKTVERGTLPVAVMFYSPTCAFCHQMEPYFKNYAEVFKNSILFAKINIMNNLWTAERYGVKSTPTFKFFCNGKPVQEMVGAIYPALLKKMIEEVLVHGKECANNSTTIDYEITGYG, from the coding sequence ATGACCGAAGAACTGCTCATTGAAGTCAATGATCTTGTCTGGGAAAAAACCGTGGAGAGGGGGACCCTGCCGGTTGCCGTGATGTTCTACAGCCCGACCTGCGCATTCTGCCACCAGATGGAACCGTATTTTAAAAATTATGCTGAAGTGTTCAAAAATTCTATCCTGTTTGCGAAGATCAATATCATGAATAATCTCTGGACTGCCGAACGGTATGGCGTAAAAAGCACCCCGACATTCAAATTTTTCTGTAATGGCAAGCCGGTACAGGAGATGGTAGGAGCCATATACCCGGCGCTCCTCAAGAAGATGATCGAAGAAGTGCTGGTCCATGGCAAGGAATGTGCCAATAATTCTACTACCATCGATTACGAGATCACCGGGTACGGGTAG